A portion of the Gigantopelta aegis isolate Gae_Host chromosome 10, Gae_host_genome, whole genome shotgun sequence genome contains these proteins:
- the LOC121382535 gene encoding galanin receptor type 1-like has product MDTGDTMYTYEYLDHYYAEFDFNYSDLSNFNDNDGEFYIFNDSDDGLEPDFESTKPERQMVPVLFFLIFAVGILGNSLMIYVVSRQPAMRTVTNMYLINLSIVSLLFLLVCVPFTSIAYAITDWPFGGFLCKFVNYIMAVCLLVSVLTLTVTGIDRYYAIVHPMRSRHFRTTKRALAIILSIWVVSTIVMVYKIFLYKISTRLHVYDVRSVCDRSHATLQQRQLDSGVMVVFTFFLPQMILAVCHIGIVRKLWNSVRPGSRPNDITLAALQARRRIAIIIFAITVAFGIGWFPFHMVHLHEDFVGAGDHILFTGREALSFFSYMANAINPIIYCLFSSNFRHHFKMALLCKVLRRRRVRRIHIASQHSFPEEVVALHVTDQAVIDNGIEQLPVQNFLSACPFINDASLRRDVKKRARARDDSHMITQMISLHNLDLPAVV; this is encoded by the exons ATGGACACAGGCGATACAATGTACACCTACGAATACCTGGATCATTACTACGCCGAGTTCGATTTCAACTATTCGGACCTGAGCAACTTCAACGACAACGACGGCGAGTTTTACATCTTCAACGACAGCGACGATGGCCTCGAGCCAGATTTCGAATCGACGAAACCGGAACGTCAGATGGTACCGGTGCTATTTTTCCTCATATTCGCAGTGGGCATATTGGGCAACAGTTTAATGATCTACGTGGTGTCGCGTCAGCCTGCCATGAGGACGGTGACAAACATGTACCTGATCAACCTGTCGATTGTGTCCCTTCTCTTTCTACTGGTGTGCGTCCCGTTCACGTCCATAGCTTACGCAATCACAGATTGGCCTTTTGGAGGATTTTTAT GCAAATTTGTGAACTACATTATGGCAGTGTGTTTGTTGGTGAGTGTGCTGACCCTAACGGTGACAGGAATTGACCGCTACTACGCCATAGTCCATCCAATGAGGTCAAGACATTTCAG AACAACGAAACGGGCTCTTGCCATCATTTTGTCAATTTGGGTTGTCTCAACAATCGTAATGGTGTACAAGATATTCCTGTATAAGATTAGCACACGACTGCACGTGTACGACGTGAGGAGCGTCTGCGACCGAAGCCACGCCACGTTGCAACAGAGGCAGCTCGACTCTGGGGTCATGGTCGTCTTCACCTTCTTCTTACCACAGATGATTCTGGCGGTTTGTCATATTGGAATCGTGCGCAAACTCTGGAACAGTGTCCGGCCGGGATCGAGACCTAACGACATAACACTTGCAGCTTTGCAAGCCAGACGCAGAATAGCAATAATTATTTTTGCTATAACAGTGGCATTTGGAATCGGGTGGTTTCCTTTCCACATGGTGCATCTTCACGAGGACTTCGTAGGAGCAGGAGACCATATACTGTTTACGGGAAGAGAAGCCCTGAGTTTCTTTTCGTACATGGCCAACGCTATCAATCCGATAATATATTGTCTATTCAGCTCTAACTTTCGGCATCATTTCAAGATGGCATTGCTATGCAAGGTCTTAAGGAGAAGACGGGTCCGAAGGATTCATATTGCCTCCCAGCATTCTTTTCCAGAGGAAGTGGTTGCTTTGCACGTGACAGATCAGGCAGTTATAGACAATGGGATTGAGCAACTTCCGGTGCAGAACTTTCTCAGCGCATGTCCGTTTATTAACGACGCCAGCCTCAGACGCGATGTGAAGAAACGCGCGCGCGCTCGTGATGACAGTCACATGATTACTCAGATGATTTCTTTGCACAATCTGGACCTTCCTGCTGTTGTTTAG